In Planctomycetota bacterium, the genomic window AGCGGATGGTCGAGGAGCCCCGATACTGCGTTGATATCATTAACCAAATTACCGCCATCAAGCGCGCCCTTGACCAGGTGGGCTTAATCGTGATGAAACAGCATATCAACACCTGCGTTTCCAGCGAGATTAAAAAGGGGCACGATACCCAGAAAGTCAATGAATTGATCCAGACGATTGACCAGTTCGTAAGATAAAGGTGATTTATGAGGCTGACGGTATTTTTGCTGATGCTTTTCGCGGTTTGCGGATGCGCTTCATCCGCAGAAGAACCTGTATTGCTTAATGCCCCGAGCGCGGATAATTACACCGCGCCGGAAAATCCGTTTCCTTCGGTTACGGAAACGGATTTAATTGCTTCTCCCCTGAATCTGGATAATGTAATCGGTTTTGCCCTTGATAATAATCCATCCTTGAAAGCGGCCAACAGCCGCTGGGAGGCGTCCCGGCAAAGGCCGGTCCAGGCGAGAAGCCCGGAAGACCCGATGTTATTAGCCCAATATATGAATAATCCGGATATGTATAAAACCGGTTTGATGCTTTCGCAGAAAATACCGTGGTTCGGCAAACTCAGCCTCGCGGGAAAGATTGCCGAATCGGATGTTTTGATAGAAGAACAGAAAGCGATAAACGAGCGCTGGCTTCTGGTCGGTAAGGTCAAAATAGCTTATTACGATTTGTTCTGGATTAACCGGGCTATCCGCGTGAATGAGGAAGCCAAAGGCATCATATCCAATATAGAAAAAATAGCGCTGTTGCAATACGAAACCGGCAAGACCGGCCAGCAGGATGTTTTGAAAGCGCGGATAGAACTCGCCCGGATAAATAACGAAATTGGCGTTTTAAACGAGAGCCGGACTGCGGCGATAGCCGCACTTAACCGGCTTTTGAACCGCCCGTCCTCGGCGCCTCTGGGGGAACCGGAAATGAATAATCTGTCCGCCTTGAAATTATCGCTCGAACAATTAACCGGGCTGGCTTTGAAGTTTTCGCCCGAAGTTAAAATGAGCGAGGAAGAAATAAGAAAGTTTGATAATGAAGTTGCCCTGGCGCGTAAGCAGTATTACCCGGACTGGGTTCTCTCGCTGGAGTATAACCGCTTAGACAACGGCATAGAAGGCGAAGATAACGAATGGGGCGTCAAGGCGGGAATCAATATTCCCTTGTGGCGCAGGAAATATGCCGCCGCCGTGCGCGAGGCAAACGCCAACCAAAAGGCAAGCCAATATGAATCGCAATCAGCCAAAAGCAAGACCATTTTCGACGTGAAAGACAGTTACGTGAAAATCGCCAACGCCTGGAAAGTGATTGAGTTGTACCAAAACACCCTGATTCCGCAGGCAAGCCAATCGCTGGCGGTTTCCCAGGTCGGTTACCAGACCGGCAAATCTGATTTCCTGGATTTATTGGACAGTGTCAGCCTGATTTTGGATTTGAAGCTCGGTTTATACCAAGCTCAGGTTGATTATAAAAAGGAACTGGCCGCGCTGGAATTATGCTGCGCTTTCCCGGTGGAAAGCGTTACCGGCGAAAGAACCCCTAAAGAGGCAACGCCTAATACAAAGGAATCCAAATAGTTTTAATAAGGAGTTGTAGTATGTCTAAAAAAGGTTTGATTATTTTTATAATTCTTATCGTGGCTCTTGCCGGGATTGTTGTGTTTGTCCCGCAGGCCAGGGACGGATTTATTGCCGGGTGGAACTGGGTTTTCGGTTCGCCCAAAGCCCTGGAAGCGGGTTATTATTATACCTGCCCGATGCATCCGGAAATACACCTTCCTTCTGCCGGTGATTGCCCTATCTGCGGGATGAGCCTGGTTAAAAAGGAATCCGGCAAGGAAGAGGAAAAAGCCACGAGCATCACCCTTTCCGGCCGCCAGGTCCAAATCGGCGGGATAAGGACGGAAGCGGTTAAAAAGAGGGGTTTGGTCAAAACCGTGGATGCTATCGGCAAAATAGATTACGACGAACGCGCCCGTTACGCGGTCAGCGCGCGGGTTGACGGCAGGGTGGATAAAATTTATGTCAATTTTACCGGCGCAACTATTAAGCCGAATCAAGCTATGGTTGATATATACAGTCCGCAGCTGGTCTCCGCGCAGAAGGAATATCTTTTGTCCCTCGATACGCTTAAAAGTGTCCGGGCAAGTGAATTCAAGGAAACTGTGAAAAGCGCCGAGGAGCTTGTCGAGGCGAGCCGGCAAAGATTGCTGCTGTGGGGAATCACCCCGGAACAGGTCAGCAAGCTGGAAAAGACGCGTGAGGTGGAAAATCATCTGACGATTTATTCCCAGAATAAGGGGACAATTATAACCAAAAATATTGTGGAAGGGCAATACGTCAAGGAAGGCGATGTCCTTTTTGAAACAGCCGATCTTTCCAATGTCTGGCTTTACGCGGATATTTACGAGCAGGATATTCCTTTGCTCGCGGAAGATTCAGCCCGGGAAGCGGAAATAACATCCAAGGCCTTTCCCGGAGAAATATTCAGCGGCCGGATAGAATTTACTTATCCTTTTGTCAATCCGGAAACGCGGACGATGAGGATACGGATTACCATTCCGAATCCGCATTTAAAACTGCGTCCGGAGATGTTTGCCAACGCCCGGATTAAAGCGGCTTTCGGGGAAAAGCTTGCTATTCCGGAAAGCGCGGTGGTCTATACCGGCAAACGAAATATTGTTTTTATGGCGGACGGCGCCGGGGTGTTTACCCCCACGCTTGTTTCTTTGGGGGCGCAGTGGCTTTATGACAAGGATTTTATTTACTCGGAACAAAGCGCTTTGCCTTTCCATCAGGGCATGCAGAGGTATCACGAGGTTTTGGGCGGGGTAAAAGAAGGCGATATAATCGTAACCAGCGGCAATTTCCTGGTGGATGCGGAAAGCCAGATTCAGGGCGCGCTCCAGAGATTTCTTAAAGATTTGCCCGCGCAGGATAAAACAGTTTCCCATGAGAATGTAAAACCATCGTTTAATGAAAACGACGCCTATGTTTGCCCGATGAAATGCGAAAGCTCGGATAAACCCGGCAAGTGCTCCAAATGCGGGATGAATCTGGTGCCGAATACGCCATCGCCGGAAAAGGAGCCGGTGAAACAGGAAAACCCGGCAGAAAAGGATGCTTATATCTGCCCGATGCATCCCGATGTAATCTCTGATAAGCCCGGTAAATGCCCCAAGTGTGGGATGAATTTGGTGCCGAATCCGAAAGCCGGGGAAAAACAGGACCATTCGGAACATAACCATTAAATATGATAAGGAAGCTGATAGATTTATCGATTAAGCACCGGGCGATTGTGCTCTTCGGAGCGGCGCTCCTGACTGTTTGGGGCGTCTGGTCGGTAATCAATACGCCGATTGATGCCATCCCGGATCTTTCCGATACGCAGGTAATTATTTATTCGACCTGGAAAGGGCGCGACCCGGAAACCATAGAAAAGCAGGTCACTTACCCGATAACAGCCAAAATGCTCGCCGTTCCCAAAAGCAAGGTCGTGCGCGCGTTTTCCATGTATAGCTACTCGCTCATCTACGTGATATTCGAAGACGGGACGGATATTTACTGGGCACGCAGCCGCGTCCTGGAATATCTTTCGACCATTGCTGGGCAGCTGCCTGAGGGCGTAACGAGCCAACTGGGGCCCGATGCCACGGGCGTCGGTTGGATTTATCAATATACCCTTGAAGACACTTCCGGTAAATACGATTTGGGCGAATTGCGCGCCATCCAGGATTGGTATGTCCGGTATCCTTTGACCACGGTGCCTGATGTCGCCGAGGTCGCCTCCATCGGCGGCTTCGCCAGGCAGTTCCAGGTGATTATCGACCCGGCGAAATTATTCTCTTTGAATATCCCGCTTTCTCGCGTGGCGGAAGCGATTAAATCCGGCAATAATGACGCCGGTGGCGCCTCGGTGGAAGTCGCGGAAAGGGAAAAACTCCTTAAAGGGATAGGTTATATCAAGACCTTGGGCGACCTGGAAAATATCGTGGTGGAGGTGCGCAATGGGTTGCCGATACTCGTGCGTGATGTCTCCAAGGCGGTTGTAATCGGTCCGGAAATGCGCCGCGGCATCGCGGAGAAAAACGGCGAAGGGCAGGTGGTCGGCGGAATCGTCGTCATGCGCTTCGGCAAGAACGCCCGCGAAGTGATTAATAATGTAAAAGAGAAAATAAGCGAAATATCAAAGGGCTTGCCGGCCGGCGTGGTGATAAAGCCGGTCTACGACCGCTCGGCGCTGATTAACCGCAGTATTAAGACGCTCTCCGACCAGCTGAAAGAAATACTCGGCATGATGGCGTTGGTTTGCATCATCTTTCTCTTTCATATCCAGAGCGCGCTGGTTTCCTGGCTGGCGTTGCCTATCGGCACGCTCATCGCTTTTATCATAATGTATTTCCTGGGCGTAAATTCCAATATTATGTCCCTGGGCGGGATTGCCATCGCGCTGGGCGATATGGCGGATGGCGCTATTTCGCTCGTGGAAAACCTGCATAAGAAGCTGGAAAAAAACCAGGCTGGCAAGAATCATTGGGAACTGGTTGCCGAGGCGGCCAAGGAAGTCGGCCCTGGAATTTTCGGCTCGTTACTGGTTCTGGTTGTTTCGTTCCTGCCTATCTTCGCGCTGGACGGGCAGGCGGGAAGGCTGTTTAAGCCGCTCGCTTATACCAAGACATTTGCCCTGGCCGGCGGATGCCTGATTACGATAACGCTTATCCCGGTTTTGATGGGCTATTTCGTCCGGGGCAAAATTATCCCGGAGAAGAAAAATCCGGTCAACCGCGGATTGATTAATCTTTACCTCCCGATACTTAATTTCTGCCTTAAATACCGCAAAACGGTTTTATTGATTGCGGTTGTCGGATTGCTTTCCATGTATATCCCTTACCAGAAGATTGGTTCGGAATTCATGCCGCCTTTGGATGAAGGTGATATCCTTTATATGCCGACGTCGTATCCGGGAATTTCCGTCACTGTGGCGCAGGACGCGTTACAGCGGCAGGACCAGATTATCAAGATGTTCCCTGAGGTAGCGGTGGTCTTCGGCAAAACCGGCCGGGCGGAGACCGCGACCGACCCGGCGCCGCTGGAAATGGTGGAGACGACCATTTCCTTGAAGCCCCGCGATGAGTGGCTTGCCCGCAAGATAAAAGAAGGATATTTGCTTGGCCTGGCTGAAGACGCGTTGGCTTCGAGCGGGCTGGATGAACAAACGCTCAAAAGAATCTCCCGCGAAACGGAGAACATGGCGCTCTTCAGGCTGAATAAGTTTATCAGGCTGAAGATTGTTTCTTCTTCCGGGCAGCAAGCCGAGCTGGAACGGATTATCCGAGACGAACTCCCCGCAAAAATAAACGAAGAGCTTATTAATGCCATCAAGGAAAATCTCCGGGCTGAAAACATCAAGTTTGATGCCTCTAACTTGAAACTTCCTGTTTCCGAAATCCCCATGCGCCCGGTTGCCTCCACCTACGAGCTTATGTCCGATGATATGGAATCCGAGATGAAATTCCCCGGGTTTGTCAATGCCTGGACCATGCCGATAAAAACGCGGATAGACATGCTTTCCACCGGCGTAAAAACTCCGGTTGCCATCAAGGTTTTCGGGCCGGATATCAATATCGCGCAGGAGATAGCCAAGGAAATAGAGACCGCGGTAAAGCGCGACCCCGGCACACAGAGCGCCATCGGGGAAAGGTTTACCCAGGGGTATGTTACATTTGATATCAAGCGCGAAGAATGCGCCCGTTACGGCTTGAGCGTGGGAGAGGTGCAGGATATTATCGAAACCGCCATCGGCGGGATGAATATTTCGGAGATAGTCGAAGGCCCTTACCGCTTCTCGGTAAATATCAGGTATCCCAGGGAGATGAGGGATAATATCGAAGAACTCAAAAGGGTCTTGGTTTCTGCTTCCGGCGGACAGAATATTCCCTTGATGAGCGTCGCGGATATCGTCTTTAAGGACGGATATTCCTCCATAAAAACAGAGCAATCCATCCCGGTAAGCGTGGTTTATATTACTCTTAAAGAAGGGCAGGACGTAGGAAGTTATGTGGCGCGCGTGAAAGGATTCCTTGAAGGCAAAATAAAACCGCCTGCCGGATATTATTATTCTTTCAGCGGGCAATACGAATATATGGAGGCGCTCAATAAAAGGCTTTTGGTAGTCGTTCCGCTTACCTTGGTTATAATTACAATCATCGTCTATTTTACGGTCGGCAGCATCCTGATGACGCTGATATTGCTTATCACCCTGCCGTTTTCCCTGATTGGCGGATTCTGGTATATGTATATAATGGATTTTAATATGAGCCTGGCGGTTGTTTCCGGATTCATTGTCCTGGCAGGCTTTGCTTCGCAGACCGCGATAATCATGCATGTCTACCTGGATTTGGCAATGGAAGAGAAAATAAAGTCCGGAATCCCGATAACCAAAGGCGTGATAAATGCCGCGATGATAGAAGGCGCGGTCATGCGCGTCCGCCCGAAAATAATGAGCGTGGCGACCAGCTTTTTCGGGTTATTGCCCTTGCTCTGGACGAGCGCCGCGGAAGGGGGACCCTTACTCAGGATGGCCGTGCCTTTGATGGGCGGGCTCGTTACCTCCGTTATCCATACATTGCTTTTGATACCGCTTTACTACGCGATTTATCTGGAAATAAAATATAAGAATAAGGAAAGGAGAAAAACATGAGGAATATAGTGATAGGCATGGCAATTGCCTGCTTGGTAATTATTGCGGGATGCAATAAGTCCGAACCGGAGAAGCCGGAGACCTCGCCGGCGGCTGAAACAACGGCAACCACAACGGTGCCCACGGCAGACGAAAACGCAAAAGTGCTTCCACATACGATAACCGAGGCCGAAATAGGGAAAGAGGCGGCTTGCCCGGTGATGGGGAGCAAGATAAAGGTGACCAAGGACACGCTTTCCGCTGAATACCGGGGTAAGATTTATTATTTCTGTTGCGATGGCTGCCCGGATGATTTTGCCAAAGACCCGGAAAAATATACGAAGAAGTGAAGCTCCATAGGAGAGATGATTTAAATTATTATAAATAGAAAGGAAGGTATTATGGACATGCTTTGCAGGCAATGCGAACAAACCGCCAAAGGAACCGGATGCACCGTTAAAGGCGTCTGCGGCAAAGAGCCGGAAGCCGCGGTCTTGCAGGATTTAATCCTGTATGGCTTAAGGGGCGTCGGAATCTACGGGCAACTCGCCCGCCAGCTCGGCGTTAAAGACAAGGATGTCGATTACTTTGTCATGAACGCCCTTTTCACCACGATTACCAACGTCAACTTTGACGTAAAAAGGCTTAAAGAAATAGTCAAAGAGACTTACGAAACAAAGGAAAAGATAAAGAAGCTGTTTTTGGATGCCTATAAAAAGAAGAACAGCAAGGAGTTTTCCGGAACGCTGCCTAAAGCGGCCGAATGGAAGCCGGCTGATGATTTGCCGGGCATGCTGGCGGAAGGGTCTAAAGTGGGCGTCCGGGAAAATCCGGATTTGAACGAAGACTTAAGAAGCCTGCGTGAATTGCTTTTATACGGCGTAAAAGGCATCGGCGCTTACGCGCACCACGCTTGGCTTTTGGTCAAAGAAGACGAAACCGTCACGGCATTTTTCCATAAAGCGCTGGCCGCACTGGCCGATTACTCGCTTTCCGCGGATGAGCTGACCGGTCTTGTCATGGAAGCGGGTAAGGTTAACCTAAAATGCATGGAAATCCTAGACCAGGGGCATACCGAAAGGTTTGGAAATCCCGAGCCGACTTCGGTTTACCTGGGGGTGAAAAAAGGTCCGGCAATCATTGTTTCCGGGCATGATTTGGTGGATTTGGAGGAGCTCTTAAAACAGACCGAAGGCAAAGGCGTGAATATTTACACGCACGGCGAGATGCTTCCCGCCCATGCCTATCCCGGCTTGAAGAAATACAAACATCTGGCCGGACACTTCGGAAGCGCCTGGCAAAACCAGCAAAAGGAATTCGATAACGTCCCTGCGGCAATCCTGATGACGACAAACTGCATCCAGCAGCCGCGCGATTCTTACAAAGACAGGATATTTACCACCGGCATGGTCGCGTTTCCCGGATTAAACCATATTCCCAACTACACGCCCAAGGATTTCAGCAAAGTCATCGAAAAGGCATTGGCGTTAAAGGGATTTGCCCAAGACAGCCACGAAAAGGATATCACCATCGGGTTTGGCCACGCGGCCGTCCTGGGCGTGGCGGGCAAAGTGATTGACGCGGTAAAGAGCGGCGCGATAAAGCACTTTTTCCTGATAGGCGGCTGCGACGGCGCCAAGCCGGTCCGGAACTATTACACCGAATTCGCCCAGAAAGTGCCCAAAGACTGCGTGATACTTACTCTCGCCTGCGGAAAGTTCAAGTTTAACCGGCTGGACTTCGGCGATATCAACGGGATACCGAGATTGCTGGACATGGGCCAGTGCAACGACGCCTATTCGGCGATAAAAGTTGCCGGCGCGCTGGCGGACGCCTTCAAATGCACGGTTAATGACCTGCCGTTGTCGCTGGTGCTTTCCTGGTATGAGCAAAAAGCGGTCTGCATCCTGCTGACGCTCTTGTCATTGGGCATAAAGAATATTAAGCTGGGTCCGTCTCTGCCGGCGTTTGTCTCGCCCAATGTCCTGAAAATACTGGTGGAGAAATTCAATATCGCCCCGATAACCACGCCCGAGGAAGACTTAAACAGCATCTTGGGCGCGAAGATTAAGGCGTAAGTTTGATATAGGTAAGATGAATCTAAAACGCCCCGATATGAAATCGGGGCGTTTTCATATCTGATTAAAGAAAGGAGCGGGAAATATGAATACCAGAACCTTATTGATTGCCGCGATATGCGCGGTATTTGTGGCGGGTTATGCAACGATAACCATGGCGGAGGACGATGCCTTCGCGGTTTTGGAGCAACTGGAAAAGAATTATGTCGGACTGGA contains:
- a CDS encoding metal-sensitive transcriptional regulator; the encoded protein is MLDTKSKKDVLSRLNRIKGQIAGVQRMVEEPRYCVDIINQITAIKRALDQVGLIVMKQHINTCVSSEIKKGHDTQKVNELIQTIDQFVR
- a CDS encoding TolC family protein, which codes for MRLTVFLLMLFAVCGCASSAEEPVLLNAPSADNYTAPENPFPSVTETDLIASPLNLDNVIGFALDNNPSLKAANSRWEASRQRPVQARSPEDPMLLAQYMNNPDMYKTGLMLSQKIPWFGKLSLAGKIAESDVLIEEQKAINERWLLVGKVKIAYYDLFWINRAIRVNEEAKGIISNIEKIALLQYETGKTGQQDVLKARIELARINNEIGVLNESRTAAIAALNRLLNRPSSAPLGEPEMNNLSALKLSLEQLTGLALKFSPEVKMSEEEIRKFDNEVALARKQYYPDWVLSLEYNRLDNGIEGEDNEWGVKAGINIPLWRRKYAAAVREANANQKASQYESQSAKSKTIFDVKDSYVKIANAWKVIELYQNTLIPQASQSLAVSQVGYQTGKSDFLDLLDSVSLILDLKLGLYQAQVDYKKELAALELCCAFPVESVTGERTPKEATPNTKESK
- a CDS encoding efflux RND transporter periplasmic adaptor subunit, which encodes MSKKGLIIFIILIVALAGIVVFVPQARDGFIAGWNWVFGSPKALEAGYYYTCPMHPEIHLPSAGDCPICGMSLVKKESGKEEEKATSITLSGRQVQIGGIRTEAVKKRGLVKTVDAIGKIDYDERARYAVSARVDGRVDKIYVNFTGATIKPNQAMVDIYSPQLVSAQKEYLLSLDTLKSVRASEFKETVKSAEELVEASRQRLLLWGITPEQVSKLEKTREVENHLTIYSQNKGTIITKNIVEGQYVKEGDVLFETADLSNVWLYADIYEQDIPLLAEDSAREAEITSKAFPGEIFSGRIEFTYPFVNPETRTMRIRITIPNPHLKLRPEMFANARIKAAFGEKLAIPESAVVYTGKRNIVFMADGAGVFTPTLVSLGAQWLYDKDFIYSEQSALPFHQGMQRYHEVLGGVKEGDIIVTSGNFLVDAESQIQGALQRFLKDLPAQDKTVSHENVKPSFNENDAYVCPMKCESSDKPGKCSKCGMNLVPNTPSPEKEPVKQENPAEKDAYICPMHPDVISDKPGKCPKCGMNLVPNPKAGEKQDHSEHNH
- a CDS encoding efflux RND transporter permease subunit, translating into MIRKLIDLSIKHRAIVLFGAALLTVWGVWSVINTPIDAIPDLSDTQVIIYSTWKGRDPETIEKQVTYPITAKMLAVPKSKVVRAFSMYSYSLIYVIFEDGTDIYWARSRVLEYLSTIAGQLPEGVTSQLGPDATGVGWIYQYTLEDTSGKYDLGELRAIQDWYVRYPLTTVPDVAEVASIGGFARQFQVIIDPAKLFSLNIPLSRVAEAIKSGNNDAGGASVEVAEREKLLKGIGYIKTLGDLENIVVEVRNGLPILVRDVSKAVVIGPEMRRGIAEKNGEGQVVGGIVVMRFGKNAREVINNVKEKISEISKGLPAGVVIKPVYDRSALINRSIKTLSDQLKEILGMMALVCIIFLFHIQSALVSWLALPIGTLIAFIIMYFLGVNSNIMSLGGIAIALGDMADGAISLVENLHKKLEKNQAGKNHWELVAEAAKEVGPGIFGSLLVLVVSFLPIFALDGQAGRLFKPLAYTKTFALAGGCLITITLIPVLMGYFVRGKIIPEKKNPVNRGLINLYLPILNFCLKYRKTVLLIAVVGLLSMYIPYQKIGSEFMPPLDEGDILYMPTSYPGISVTVAQDALQRQDQIIKMFPEVAVVFGKTGRAETATDPAPLEMVETTISLKPRDEWLARKIKEGYLLGLAEDALASSGLDEQTLKRISRETENMALFRLNKFIRLKIVSSSGQQAELERIIRDELPAKINEELINAIKENLRAENIKFDASNLKLPVSEIPMRPVASTYELMSDDMESEMKFPGFVNAWTMPIKTRIDMLSTGVKTPVAIKVFGPDINIAQEIAKEIETAVKRDPGTQSAIGERFTQGYVTFDIKREECARYGLSVGEVQDIIETAIGGMNISEIVEGPYRFSVNIRYPREMRDNIEELKRVLVSASGGQNIPLMSVADIVFKDGYSSIKTEQSIPVSVVYITLKEGQDVGSYVARVKGFLEGKIKPPAGYYYSFSGQYEYMEALNKRLLVVVPLTLVIITIIVYFTVGSILMTLILLITLPFSLIGGFWYMYIMDFNMSLAVVSGFIVLAGFASQTAIIMHVYLDLAMEEKIKSGIPITKGVINAAMIEGAVMRVRPKIMSVATSFFGLLPLLWTSAAEGGPLLRMAVPLMGGLVTSVIHTLLLIPLYYAIYLEIKYKNKERRKT
- a CDS encoding YHS domain-containing protein — encoded protein: MGSKIKVTKDTLSAEYRGKIYYFCCDGCPDDFAKDPEKYTKK
- the hcp gene encoding hydroxylamine reductase; translated protein: MDMLCRQCEQTAKGTGCTVKGVCGKEPEAAVLQDLILYGLRGVGIYGQLARQLGVKDKDVDYFVMNALFTTITNVNFDVKRLKEIVKETYETKEKIKKLFLDAYKKKNSKEFSGTLPKAAEWKPADDLPGMLAEGSKVGVRENPDLNEDLRSLRELLLYGVKGIGAYAHHAWLLVKEDETVTAFFHKALAALADYSLSADELTGLVMEAGKVNLKCMEILDQGHTERFGNPEPTSVYLGVKKGPAIIVSGHDLVDLEELLKQTEGKGVNIYTHGEMLPAHAYPGLKKYKHLAGHFGSAWQNQQKEFDNVPAAILMTTNCIQQPRDSYKDRIFTTGMVAFPGLNHIPNYTPKDFSKVIEKALALKGFAQDSHEKDITIGFGHAAVLGVAGKVIDAVKSGAIKHFFLIGGCDGAKPVRNYYTEFAQKVPKDCVILTLACGKFKFNRLDFGDINGIPRLLDMGQCNDAYSAIKVAGALADAFKCTVNDLPLSLVLSWYEQKAVCILLTLLSLGIKNIKLGPSLPAFVSPNVLKILVEKFNIAPITTPEEDLNSILGAKIKA